A region of Allocoleopsis franciscana PCC 7113 DNA encodes the following proteins:
- a CDS encoding (Fe-S)-binding protein has product MQTLPEGFTQSIETIPESVSGFDAQHPPEQKLIDTCVHCGFCLSTCPSYRVIGKEMDSPRGRIYLMDAIKNGEASLGEATAQHFDSCLGCLACVTTCPSGVQYDKLIAATRPQVERNYPRSLPDRLIRTLIFNLFPYPKRLRPFLVFLYVYQKLGLQKLVRSTGLLKKVFPRLAAMDAILPQITLDSFRDNFPTIIPAQGKKRYRVGVILGCVQRLFFSPVNEATVRVLTANGCEVVIPKTQGCCAALPEHQGQKEQAKALARQMIDSFAGTDVDYIIINAAGCGHTLKEYGHILDDDLEYREKAKAFAAKVKDAQEFLAQVGLTTQLSPLTDEPLMMVYQDACHLLHGQKISVQPRQLLRQIPNVKLREPIDAALCCGSAGVYNMLQPEVADDLGQQKVENLLNTGAELIASANPGCSLQIQKHLRLKGKEVSLMHPMELLDYSIRRVKLQK; this is encoded by the coding sequence ATGCAAACTTTACCAGAGGGTTTCACTCAATCAATTGAGACAATACCAGAATCAGTGAGTGGTTTTGATGCTCAACATCCTCCTGAACAGAAATTAATAGATACTTGTGTTCACTGTGGGTTTTGTCTATCCACTTGTCCGAGTTATCGGGTGATTGGTAAGGAGATGGATTCTCCTAGGGGTCGGATTTATTTGATGGATGCGATCAAGAATGGTGAGGCGTCTCTGGGTGAGGCTACAGCGCAACATTTTGATTCTTGCCTTGGGTGTCTGGCTTGTGTAACGACTTGTCCTTCTGGTGTCCAATACGATAAGTTAATTGCGGCGACTCGGCCTCAGGTTGAACGAAACTATCCGCGTAGTTTACCTGACCGATTGATCAGAACTCTGATTTTTAATCTATTTCCTTATCCCAAACGCCTGCGCCCTTTTCTGGTGTTTCTTTATGTCTATCAGAAATTAGGATTGCAGAAACTGGTTCGTTCTACGGGTTTGTTGAAGAAAGTATTCCCTAGGTTGGCGGCAATGGATGCAATTTTGCCGCAAATTACTCTAGATTCTTTTCGAGACAATTTCCCAACTATTATTCCGGCTCAAGGGAAGAAACGTTACCGAGTGGGGGTGATTTTGGGGTGTGTCCAACGCTTATTTTTCTCACCCGTGAATGAGGCAACCGTGAGGGTTTTAACGGCAAATGGTTGTGAAGTGGTGATTCCGAAAACTCAAGGGTGTTGTGCGGCTTTACCGGAACACCAAGGGCAAAAGGAACAAGCAAAAGCGTTGGCACGACAAATGATTGATAGTTTTGCCGGGACGGATGTTGATTACATCATTATTAATGCGGCGGGTTGTGGTCATACGCTGAAGGAATATGGGCACATTTTAGATGATGATTTAGAGTATCGGGAAAAGGCAAAAGCCTTTGCAGCTAAGGTCAAAGATGCACAAGAATTTTTGGCGCAAGTGGGACTAACTACGCAACTTTCACCGCTGACGGATGAACCGCTGATGATGGTTTATCAAGATGCTTGTCACTTGTTACATGGGCAAAAGATTAGTGTGCAACCTCGGCAACTTTTGCGGCAAATTCCGAATGTGAAGTTACGGGAACCGATTGATGCGGCGTTGTGTTGTGGTAGTGCTGGAGTTTACAATATGCTGCAACCAGAAGTGGCGGATGATTTGGGACAGCAAAAGGTAGAGAATTTGCTCAATACTGGGGCGGAGTTAATTGCTTCGGCTAATCCGGGTTGTTCGTTGCAAATTCAGAAGCATTTGCGGTTGAAGGGGAAGGAAGTTAGTTTGATGCATCCGATGGAGTTGTTGGATTATTCGATTCGCAGGGTGAAGTTGCAAAAGTAG
- a CDS encoding PD-(D/E)XK nuclease family protein — protein MNYQKYQSERTQMEKPAKKRFKSYAWVTWLASLLAGEKLCKYAVWLPTQYQFEKPLSNYDFSEHDEMVIQRASQLQAEGFTVYVEYANSLKVNGKIYDICVAGRPDIVAIKDGWVVVEDCKTGKRRDSHRFQVLLYMLLLPLAPETKHYCQGQIPHGRLVYPDGTVEIPAWAVDHQFKQLLRQTIATICSATPPNPTPSNWECRYCNIPDAYCSAKSDRIQAAS, from the coding sequence ATGAATTATCAAAAATATCAATCCGAAAGAACCCAAATGGAAAAACCAGCTAAAAAACGCTTCAAATCTTATGCCTGGGTGACCTGGCTTGCCTCGCTGCTAGCTGGAGAGAAACTATGCAAATACGCAGTATGGCTGCCTACCCAGTACCAATTTGAAAAGCCACTCAGCAACTATGACTTCTCCGAACACGACGAAATGGTCATTCAACGGGCTTCCCAGCTTCAAGCTGAAGGCTTCACAGTATATGTAGAGTATGCCAACTCACTCAAAGTCAACGGCAAAATTTATGATATCTGTGTCGCTGGAAGACCAGACATTGTTGCTATCAAAGATGGTTGGGTAGTTGTCGAAGACTGCAAAACAGGTAAGCGTCGAGACTCACATCGCTTTCAGGTATTGCTATATATGCTGCTGTTACCCCTAGCACCTGAAACCAAACATTACTGCCAAGGTCAAATACCACACGGACGGCTGGTTTACCCAGATGGTACGGTAGAAATTCCAGCCTGGGCTGTCGATCACCAATTCAAACAGCTTCTCCGCCAAACCATCGCCACAATCTGTAGCGCCACACCCCCAAACCCAACTCCTAGCAATTGGGAGTGTCGCTACTGTAATATTCCCGATGCCTACTGTTCGGCAAAAAGCGATCGCATCCAGGCAGCTAGCTGA
- a CDS encoding DUF4384 domain-containing protein, with the protein MVSPANCLQEKFLEDLTEQMFPPRQHSEVQKLCFQLRFHPSNWNNVEHTQIAAQISKQLNGGFSESSINPTVGDVVKKIKDKFEAQMQADGVEFEKLNPGRGKPKESPWQIVYKWLWETEFPRRGWQLSKEMAVCAIEQLQMKPMVAADGNRNLDLEGIPDVIEETIRKGERYKLQVDLRSEGYLLLINEGVDGEKYCICPSRAFALSEPLFLRSPLYLPLEEAIAKNVGLKFNGLGEEYFLAIVTEKPLSLSWVRPDSHPKDIVVDDNRLYEIFKLLGQQSNCHVFYKTFVVTS; encoded by the coding sequence ATGGTATCACCAGCAAACTGTCTTCAAGAAAAATTCCTAGAAGACCTAACAGAACAAATGTTTCCACCACGTCAACACTCCGAAGTGCAAAAGTTATGTTTTCAGCTTCGATTTCATCCCAGCAATTGGAATAATGTCGAGCATACTCAAATTGCGGCTCAGATTAGCAAGCAATTGAACGGTGGCTTTTCAGAAAGCTCAATTAATCCCACAGTGGGGGATGTAGTCAAGAAGATAAAGGATAAGTTTGAAGCCCAAATGCAAGCTGATGGTGTTGAATTTGAAAAGCTGAATCCGGGACGTGGTAAGCCTAAAGAATCACCTTGGCAAATTGTTTATAAGTGGTTATGGGAGACAGAATTTCCCCGTCGTGGGTGGCAGTTGTCAAAGGAAATGGCGGTTTGTGCTATTGAACAATTGCAGATGAAGCCGATGGTTGCGGCTGATGGAAATCGGAATTTGGATTTGGAAGGTATTCCAGACGTTATTGAAGAAACTATACGGAAGGGGGAACGATACAAGCTGCAAGTTGATTTGCGATCAGAAGGCTATCTGCTGCTGATTAATGAGGGGGTGGATGGGGAGAAATATTGTATCTGTCCTTCTAGGGCGTTTGCTCTATCTGAACCGCTGTTCTTAAGAAGTCCTTTGTATTTACCTCTAGAGGAGGCGATCGCTAAAAATGTAGGGTTAAAATTCAATGGTCTTGGAGAGGAGTATTTCTTAGCTATTGTTACCGAGAAACCTTTGAGTTTGTCTTGGGTACGTCCTGATTCTCATCCTAAAGATATTGTTGTGGATGATAACCGCCTCTATGAGATTTTCAAGCTTCTGGGGCAGCAGTCTAACTGTCATGTATTTTACAAAACTTTCGTCGTGACAAGCTAG